In the Candidatus Paceibacterota bacterium genome, one interval contains:
- a CDS encoding DoxX family membrane protein: protein MKSFSHILLRISMSLVFLWFGFQQLASPTDWIGFLPTWTVSLPISQIGFVYLNGWFEVVAGLFLLAGFYTRAAALLLGLHLLGIAYTIGYGAIAVRDVGLALATLSVFLYGRDKWSLDKKF, encoded by the coding sequence ATGAAATCCTTTTCACACATTTTATTGCGTATCAGTATGAGCTTGGTTTTTTTGTGGTTTGGTTTTCAACAGCTCGCTAGTCCCACAGATTGGATCGGTTTCTTGCCCACCTGGACTGTTTCTCTACCTATCAGTCAGATCGGCTTTGTTTATTTAAACGGCTGGTTTGAAGTGGTGGCAGGCTTGTTTTTGTTGGCCGGATTTTATACACGAGCGGCAGCCCTTTTGCTCGGGCTTCATTTACTAGGCATAGCCTATACTATTGGATATGGGGCCATTGCGGTGCGGGATGTCGGTCTAGCCTTGGCTACTCTATCTGTCTTTTTATACGGCAGGGATAAATGGTCTTTGGATAAAAAGTTTTAA
- a CDS encoding class A beta-lactamase-related serine hydrolase, with protein sequence MQSKFFKIALPIGFVLIGLVAGYFLHNTVSGQNTSGPGLRENDPQYPLTQPLLLCSEKSSFYEYTPLADKIKNYIDQKKKDGSVSDISYYFKDLNSGQWTGVNENDRYSPASLLKVAVMFAYLKLTEQDPSILAKGVLYDTKENLNQSEYFSATTTLKQGASYTFASLIQTMIENSDNNALAVLENFIDQKSLNEVYTDLGLPLPPSQDSTSTIDYISTKLYSHFFRVLYNATYLDRDLSEKALEILSQTNFKQGIAAGVPAGTKVADKFGERTAETANGVVDFRELHDCGIVYMTGNPYTICIMTKGKSDFNTLSNIIKDISAITYTEVSVGIDKTTK encoded by the coding sequence ATGCAGAGCAAGTTTTTTAAGATTGCATTACCTATAGGTTTTGTTTTGATCGGGCTAGTGGCCGGATATTTTTTGCACAATACTGTTAGCGGTCAAAATACCAGCGGGCCAGGTCTAAGAGAAAATGATCCTCAATACCCGCTCACCCAACCTCTGCTTTTATGCTCTGAAAAATCCAGTTTTTATGAGTATACGCCATTGGCGGACAAAATAAAAAATTATATCGATCAGAAAAAAAAGGACGGATCTGTGAGTGACATTTCTTATTATTTTAAGGATCTAAACAGCGGCCAGTGGACAGGAGTCAACGAAAATGACCGCTATTCTCCAGCCAGTCTTTTGAAAGTGGCTGTGATGTTTGCCTATTTAAAACTAACAGAGCAGGATCCTTCTATTTTGGCTAAGGGTGTCTTATACGATACAAAAGAAAATCTGAACCAGTCAGAATATTTTTCCGCTACCACCACTCTAAAGCAAGGTGCTTCCTATACTTTTGCCAGTCTAATCCAGACTATGATAGAGAATTCAGACAATAACGCTTTGGCCGTCCTTGAAAATTTTATTGATCAAAAATCTCTGAATGAAGTTTATACAGACCTCGGTCTACCTTTACCACCTAGTCAGGACAGCACCTCGACTATAGATTATATTTCAACAAAGCTGTACTCCCATTTTTTCAGAGTTCTATACAACGCCACCTACCTAGATCGAGATCTTTCTGAAAAGGCTTTGGAAATTTTATCTCAGACAAATTTCAAACAAGGTATAGCTGCGGGTGTGCCTGCTGGCACTAAAGTGGCAGATAAATTTGGTGAAAGGACAGCTGAAACAGCAAATGGCGTTGTGGATTTTCGAGAACTCCATGATTGCGGTATTGTGTATATGACTGGCAATCCATACACCATATGTATCATGACAAAAGGAAAAAGTGATTTTAATACTCTCTCAAACATCATCAAGGATATCAGCGCCATCACGTATACAGAAGTGAGTGTGGGTATTGACAAAACTACCAAATAA
- a CDS encoding RNA polymerase sigma factor: MAEHSDEEVALQVQRGQTWLFSVLIGRYEAKMIRYAQRFLFGYDDVQDLVQEVFIKAYTNIKSFDATRKFSPWLYRIAHNEFINAIKKRGKEPVTFFDPDTLFPHPVYEGGEKDTLDDMQVKKMLEISLDRLDPKYREPLVLYYYEEADYQAISDIMRIPISTVGIRLKRGREALKKIVDEVNPHYEHDK; encoded by the coding sequence ATGGCTGAACACTCTGACGAAGAAGTTGCTTTACAGGTCCAACGAGGGCAGACTTGGCTTTTCTCTGTGCTTATAGGCAGATATGAAGCCAAGATGATTCGTTATGCCCAAAGATTCCTTTTTGGGTATGATGATGTCCAGGACCTGGTCCAGGAAGTCTTTATCAAGGCATACACCAATATCAAAAGTTTTGATGCGACTAGGAAGTTTTCGCCTTGGCTTTATCGGATTGCTCACAATGAGTTCATCAATGCCATCAAAAAAAGGGGCAAGGAACCGGTTACTTTTTTTGATCCAGACACTCTTTTTCCACATCCAGTCTATGAGGGTGGAGAAAAGGATACGCTTGATGATATGCAGGTCAAAAAGATGCTGGAAATCTCTTTAGACCGCTTAGATCCAAAGTATCGGGAACCTTTGGTCTTGTATTATTATGAAGAAGCTGATTATCAAGCCATTTCTGATATTATGAGAATACCTATATCTACAGTCGGTATCCGTTTGAAGAGGGGTCGAGAAGCCTTGAAAAAAATAGTCGATGAAGTCAATCCACACTACGAACATGACAAATGA
- a CDS encoding DedA family protein, translated as MMRYFFSPLHYYHPFTHSLSHILPFLDQIGPWGYLILFLISFAEALPVIGLFIPGVSALLFFGFVSSQGYVDVPNLILVAVLGAVAGDFVAYAVGFHGEKLFHQGNRFFKLSHLEIGKTFFKKYGDKSVFIGRFIGPLRPIVPFVAGLVKMPFASFSIWNILSAIIWSAGYIILGFIFGYRIGLIEHWFSRLSLIAFALVVFFVVAYIVRLKTKKEMEVE; from the coding sequence ATGATGCGCTACTTTTTTTCACCTCTTCATTACTATCATCCATTTACACATTCTCTTTCACATATTCTGCCTTTCCTTGATCAAATAGGGCCATGGGGGTATCTAATCCTCTTTTTAATTTCTTTTGCAGAGGCTCTGCCAGTCATCGGCCTTTTTATTCCAGGGGTTTCCGCTTTGCTTTTTTTTGGCTTTGTTTCCTCACAAGGTTACGTTGATGTTCCCAATTTAATATTAGTGGCCGTTCTTGGAGCGGTGGCGGGGGATTTTGTGGCCTACGCTGTCGGTTTTCATGGCGAAAAACTTTTTCATCAAGGCAACCGTTTTTTCAAGCTGAGCCATCTAGAGATAGGAAAAACCTTTTTTAAAAAGTATGGGGATAAAAGCGTTTTTATTGGCCGGTTTATTGGTCCATTGCGGCCAATCGTACCTTTTGTAGCAGGCTTGGTAAAAATGCCTTTCGCGTCATTTTCCATCTGGAACATTTTAAGTGCCATTATTTGGTCAGCAGGGTATATTATTTTAGGTTTTATTTTTGGGTATAGAATTGGTTTAATAGAGCACTGGTTTTCTCGTCTAAGCCTGATTGCTTTTGCGCTGGTAGTCTTTTTTGTGGTGGCTTATATCGTGAGATTAAAAACGAAGAAGGAAATGGAAGTGGAGTAA
- a CDS encoding DUF5666 domain-containing protein: protein MKSYKNFRKRILITSSTLALSLIVVTPTFASTKWGRTHLGEAGQTGVVGSVTGVSGSTISLVGKFASTTDYIVDAANAKIVKNGSTINVSDIQVNDVLLVRGTVSGTNVAATNIVDGKPGVNHSENIQHKSNISIGTISAINGASFTLDKWEHGTTTAATALTVVTDNNTLFKLNGKTATSTGGVGNLAIGQRVVVLGSVANNTVTATSVNIMARLPVRGMHIRPLKNK from the coding sequence ATGAAATCATATAAAAATTTTAGAAAAAGAATCCTTATTACAAGTTCAACGTTAGCTTTATCTCTGATAGTGGTCACCCCTACTTTTGCCTCAACCAAGTGGGGGCGCACGCATCTTGGAGAAGCAGGGCAGACCGGAGTGGTCGGATCAGTGACGGGGGTAAGCGGCAGCACTATTAGTCTAGTCGGAAAGTTTGCGAGTACCACTGACTACATAGTGGACGCCGCCAATGCCAAAATAGTCAAAAACGGTTCGACTATAAATGTTAGTGATATTCAGGTCAACGATGTCCTTTTGGTGAGAGGCACAGTCTCAGGCACTAATGTCGCCGCAACTAACATCGTCGACGGTAAGCCAGGGGTAAATCATAGCGAGAATATCCAGCATAAAAGTAATATCTCTATTGGAACGATTTCAGCTATCAACGGAGCCAGCTTTACTTTGGACAAATGGGAGCATGGCACCACGACCGCAGCCACCGCTCTGACTGTCGTCACAGATAACAACACGCTCTTTAAATTAAATGGGAAGACAGCTACTTCGACTGGCGGCGTGGGTAATCTTGCAATCGGTCAGCGAGTGGTAGTCCTCGGTTCAGTAGCTAATAATACAGTGACAGCGACCAGCGTAAATATTATGGCGCGACTGCCTGTCAGGGGAATGCACATCCGTCCTTTAAAAAATAAATAA
- a CDS encoding VOC family protein: MKPIEIAFVIYAVSDLKKGRDFYERVLGLTPASVWSEDGITGMIEYEMGSHTLAIGKGAPSFNPGPNGAAVALEVEDFDSAAKALKDSGVKFLVEPTETPVCHMAVFQDPDGNNLMIHKRKNK; the protein is encoded by the coding sequence ATGAAACCAATTGAAATAGCTTTTGTTATCTATGCAGTCAGTGATCTTAAAAAGGGAAGAGACTTTTATGAGCGCGTGCTTGGTCTGACACCAGCAAGTGTCTGGTCTGAGGATGGGATAACAGGCATGATTGAATATGAAATGGGCTCACACACTCTTGCGATTGGCAAAGGCGCACCAAGTTTTAATCCTGGACCAAATGGAGCCGCCGTCGCCCTCGAGGTAGAGGATTTTGATTCTGCTGCGAAAGCATTAAAGGACAGTGGTGTGAAATTCTTAGTTGAACCTACTGAAACACCGGTTTGTCATATGGCAGTTTTTCAAGATCCAGATGGGAACAATCTGATGATTCATAAGCGAAAGAATAAATAG
- a CDS encoding DUF378 domain-containing protein, with amino-acid sequence MKATHMIAFILLAIGGLNWLLVGLFGWDIGQIFGGQAAAISRIIYVLVGLSALFEIFTHKRNCKNCSVSNPVQSM; translated from the coding sequence ATGAAAGCAACACACATGATCGCTTTTATCCTCTTGGCGATCGGAGGGCTCAATTGGCTACTAGTCGGTCTTTTTGGTTGGGACATCGGTCAGATTTTTGGTGGTCAAGCAGCAGCCATTTCTCGCATTATTTATGTCCTTGTTGGTTTGTCAGCCCTTTTTGAAATTTTCACTCACAAGAGAAACTGCAAAAATTGCTCAGTCTCAAACCCAGTGCAGTCAATGTAA
- a CDS encoding type II secretion system protein: protein MKKIFKKIQGQKICPTSKYGFTLIEILVVIGIIAILATVVLIAINPSRQFKLARDSQRTANVVSILNALGQNISENRGVFTCNGVAFAFPSLPTVIKSGTGSSSEADVAPCLVPIYLASLPFDPSAAGAYYTSTSSYNTGYSLSQDSGGRLTVSAIAEIGSTTISVSR, encoded by the coding sequence ATGAAAAAAATATTCAAAAAAATCCAGGGTCAAAAAATTTGTCCTACAAGTAAGTACGGTTTTACTCTAATCGAAATTTTGGTCGTTATCGGCATCATTGCTATTTTGGCTACGGTAGTCTTGATAGCTATCAACCCCTCGCGTCAGTTCAAGCTGGCTAGAGATTCACAGCGTACTGCCAACGTAGTGAGCATTCTAAATGCTCTGGGTCAAAACATCTCTGAAAATAGAGGAGTCTTTACCTGCAACGGTGTCGCCTTTGCTTTTCCTTCTTTGCCTACTGTTATAAAAAGCGGTACTGGCAGCAGTAGTGAAGCTGATGTAGCTCCCTGCTTAGTGCCGATTTACTTGGCTTCATTACCTTTTGACCCTAGCGCAGCAGGGGCATACTACACAAGCACTAGTAGTTACAATACAGGGTATAGCTTGTCCCAAGATTCTGGAGGCAGGCTGACAGTCAGCGCTATTGCTGAGATAGGCAGTACAACAATCTCGGTTTCTCGCTAA
- a CDS encoding DEAD/DEAH box helicase gives MYQKNSSFSRSRSSSASGPRSPARSGSFFARPPRGGQRGNFRSSPRSGPRGRAFGGQYIDPSRFINKVTVTEEMEHFVPEHKFQDFLIGENLKQGIVSKGYVTPTPIQDRAIPQVLKGLDVVGIANTGTGKTAAFLVPLLNKVLLDRKQQVLVVVPTRELAIQIDDELKGFVQHTKDCKIFSVCCVGGANIRQQISQLRYQYNFIIGTPGRLKDLIDRKMIKLPEFDTIVLDEADRMLDMGFIKDMRAIMAGMPKSHQTLFFSATLSPEIEGLIKEFLRDPVRISVKTRDTAKNVEQDVVRVGQGGNKFDILDGLLNQKDFSKVLIFGRTKHGVEKLSQALMQRGLKAESIHGNKNHSQRQRALKMFKDNTLQILVATDVAARGLDIPDVSHVINFDIPATYEDYVHRIGRTGRANKRGKAITFID, from the coding sequence ATGTATCAAAAAAATAGTAGTTTTAGTCGTAGTCGCTCTAGTAGTGCTTCAGGCCCACGTTCCCCAGCCCGGAGTGGCTCTTTCTTTGCTCGACCTCCACGCGGCGGCCAGCGAGGTAATTTTCGCAGTAGTCCTCGCAGCGGTCCTCGGGGCCGGGCTTTTGGTGGTCAATACATTGACCCATCCCGTTTCATAAACAAAGTCACTGTCACTGAGGAAATGGAACATTTTGTACCCGAACACAAGTTTCAGGATTTTTTGATTGGAGAAAATTTGAAGCAGGGTATTGTTTCAAAAGGTTATGTCACACCGACACCGATCCAGGATCGTGCTATCCCTCAGGTCCTCAAAGGGCTTGATGTGGTAGGTATTGCCAACACTGGCACGGGTAAAACAGCGGCCTTTCTGGTTCCTCTTTTAAACAAGGTCCTACTTGATCGAAAGCAACAGGTGTTAGTCGTCGTGCCTACTCGAGAGCTCGCTATTCAGATTGATGATGAGCTCAAGGGTTTTGTTCAACACACCAAAGACTGCAAAATATTTTCAGTTTGCTGCGTGGGCGGAGCTAATATCCGTCAGCAGATTTCTCAGCTCCGCTACCAGTACAATTTTATTATTGGTACCCCAGGGCGTCTCAAAGATCTCATTGATCGCAAAATGATCAAGCTCCCAGAATTTGACACCATTGTGCTTGATGAGGCAGATCGCATGCTTGATATGGGTTTTATCAAGGATATGCGCGCTATCATGGCGGGGATGCCAAAATCGCACCAGACTCTTTTCTTTTCCGCCACTCTTTCTCCAGAAATTGAGGGCCTGATTAAAGAATTTTTGCGTGACCCTGTGCGCATTTCAGTTAAGACACGCGACACTGCAAAAAATGTGGAGCAAGACGTAGTGCGGGTAGGTCAAGGAGGCAATAAGTTTGACATTCTTGATGGACTGCTCAATCAAAAAGATTTTTCAAAAGTCTTGATCTTCGGACGGACTAAGCACGGAGTAGAAAAACTTTCTCAGGCCCTCATGCAGCGAGGGCTCAAGGCCGAATCAATCCATGGCAACAAAAATCATAGCCAGCGCCAAAGAGCGCTAAAAATGTTTAAGGATAACACTCTCCAGATCCTCGTAGCGACCGACGTGGCTGCTCGCGGTCTCGATATTCCTGATGTCAGTCATGTGATCAACTTTGATATCCCAGCGACGTATGAAGACTATGTCCATCGTATCGGCCGTACTGGCCGAGCCAACAAACGCGGCAAGGCTATTACCTTTATTGATTAG
- a CDS encoding aminoacetone oxidase family FAD-binding enzyme, whose amino-acid sequence MENTEKKTSKAETLWDVAVIGGGPAGMMAAGRAAELLPGKVILIEKNASLGKKLLITGGGRCNVTNAEFDTRKLLDKFKNKGKFLFSAFSQWNVKETLDFFHARKMETKVENGQRVFPVSNKAQSVWDVLVNYMKSGKVEVLSDSPVVGFIEENKMITGVKLKNKKIIRAKSIILATGGTSRPETGSTGDGYAWLKKIGHTVTLPAPSLVPVAVKDNWVKRLAGVSLSDIKITTLQNGEKQGVIKKGKVLFTHVGLSGPTILNMSKDIGELLKYGEVTISLDLLPALDYGQLNAKLQEIFKENCNKKFKNSLSGPGLAGGLIPSALVPIIVELSGIDGDTQCNSITRDQRVMLVKFLKDISIQVDKLLGVEKAIITSGGVSLDEIDFKTMRSRLFPNLYLVGDLLDIDRPSGGYSLQLCWTTGFVAGTAAAASSSQA is encoded by the coding sequence ATGGAAAACACAGAAAAAAAGACCAGCAAGGCAGAGACTCTCTGGGATGTGGCTGTGATTGGGGGCGGGCCTGCCGGTATGATGGCGGCAGGGCGAGCGGCAGAGCTGCTGCCAGGCAAGGTTATTTTGATCGAAAAAAATGCTTCCCTTGGTAAAAAGCTCCTCATCACTGGTGGAGGCAGATGTAATGTGACCAATGCTGAGTTTGATACGCGCAAACTGCTCGACAAATTCAAAAACAAGGGTAAGTTTCTTTTTTCTGCTTTTTCTCAGTGGAATGTGAAGGAAACCTTGGATTTTTTTCATGCGCGAAAAATGGAAACGAAAGTGGAGAACGGCCAACGGGTCTTCCCTGTTAGCAACAAAGCTCAGTCCGTGTGGGATGTTTTAGTCAATTATATGAAAAGCGGCAAGGTAGAAGTGCTTTCAGATTCTCCAGTCGTCGGCTTTATCGAGGAAAATAAAATGATCACTGGCGTAAAACTAAAAAATAAAAAAATTATCCGAGCTAAATCCATTATTCTTGCCACCGGAGGCACTTCCCGTCCTGAAACAGGCTCGACTGGAGATGGCTACGCCTGGCTAAAAAAAATTGGCCATACCGTCACTCTACCCGCACCCTCTCTTGTACCAGTGGCCGTCAAAGATAATTGGGTCAAAAGACTAGCTGGAGTCAGCCTGAGCGATATTAAAATCACCACACTCCAAAACGGAGAAAAGCAGGGAGTGATCAAAAAGGGCAAGGTTCTCTTTACCCATGTTGGTCTCAGCGGTCCGACCATTCTCAATATGAGCAAAGACATCGGTGAGCTTTTAAAATATGGCGAGGTGACCATCTCACTCGATCTCCTCCCCGCACTAGATTATGGCCAGCTCAATGCCAAACTTCAGGAGATTTTTAAGGAAAATTGCAATAAAAAATTTAAGAATTCTTTAAGTGGACCCGGATTGGCCGGTGGCTTGATCCCTTCTGCTCTCGTTCCAATCATCGTCGAACTTTCAGGCATTGATGGAGATACCCAGTGCAATAGCATCACCCGTGATCAACGCGTCATGCTTGTTAAATTTTTAAAGGATATTTCTATCCAGGTGGATAAATTGCTCGGTGTGGAAAAAGCGATCATCACTAGTGGTGGAGTTTCACTAGATGAAATTGATTTCAAGACTATGCGTTCACGACTTTTTCCAAATTTATATCTGGTCGGGGATCTTCTCGATATTGACCGACCATCTGGAGGGTATAGTCTACAGTTGTGTTGGACTACGGGTTTTGTAGCTGGGACCGCTGCAGCAGCTTCATCTTCTCAAGCCTAG
- the lexA gene encoding transcriptional repressor LexA: MIQEYKNKIIAFYQKHRRMPGYKEIMDITGYKSKNAVYKLINKLVEAGLISKDAQGKIVPAKSFGEIPVLGLVEAGFPTVAEEDTSETMSIDDYLIEHKEASYILEVKGDSMIEAGIQEGDLVIAERKSQPKEGDIVIAEVDGGWTMKYYRKKDGHIYLEPANKNYKPIYPKEQLTIAAIVKGVIRKY, encoded by the coding sequence ATGATCCAAGAATATAAAAACAAAATCATCGCTTTCTATCAAAAGCATAGACGTATGCCAGGGTATAAAGAAATTATGGATATCACAGGCTACAAATCCAAAAACGCGGTCTACAAACTGATCAACAAGCTCGTCGAAGCGGGCTTGATCTCAAAAGATGCTCAAGGAAAAATAGTCCCTGCTAAATCTTTTGGTGAAATACCTGTCCTTGGTTTGGTCGAAGCCGGTTTTCCTACCGTAGCCGAAGAAGATACTTCAGAGACGATGAGTATTGATGATTATTTGATTGAACACAAAGAAGCCAGCTATATTTTGGAAGTAAAAGGGGATTCAATGATTGAGGCGGGGATCCAAGAGGGTGACCTGGTGATTGCCGAGCGTAAAAGTCAGCCAAAAGAAGGTGATATTGTGATAGCCGAAGTGGATGGGGGCTGGACCATGAAATATTATCGAAAAAAAGATGGACATATTTATCTCGAGCCTGCTAATAAAAATTATAAACCCATTTATCCCAAGGAGCAGCTGACCATCGCGGCCATTGTGAAAGGAGTGATTAGGAAGTATTAA
- a CDS encoding GIY-YIG nuclease family protein has translation MSYYTYILQCKDHTLYIGSTNNLEKRLLAHNTSKSGAHYTKIRRPVTLKYSEKFETKGEALKREYALKKFSRLEKMKLLQRSQLQNP, from the coding sequence ATGTCGTATTACACTTATATCCTTCAGTGTAAAGACCACACACTTTATATCGGCTCCACCAATAATCTTGAAAAAAGACTGCTAGCCCACAACACCTCAAAATCGGGCGCCCACTACACTAAAATTCGCAGACCAGTCACTCTAAAATATTCAGAAAAATTTGAGACAAAAGGCGAGGCTTTAAAAAGGGAGTATGCTCTCAAAAAGTTTTCTAGGCTTGAGAAGATGAAGCTGCTGCAGCGGTCCCAGCTACAAAACCCGTAG
- a CDS encoding peptidoglycan-binding protein yields MKYIKNLGKWAEVVMGGMVVAAVVAFAFVYSIALAAGAPITSQMSVGSRGGDVSNLQSVLASNPKIYPEGLVTGYFGPLTQAAVTQFQVAYDLPQAGRVGPLTLAKLNGVIASGLGVDISAPVIFGVSVQNTTTTNGLDTVTFMWNTSEASQAKVFYSAQPLSLTESSQSFTAPFISGSVAVDASLKTTQAVTVSGLQPHTVYYYVVESIDASGNVSVSTPATFTTQ; encoded by the coding sequence ATGAAATATATAAAAAATCTCGGTAAATGGGCGGAGGTTGTCATGGGTGGAATGGTTGTCGCAGCGGTGGTGGCCTTTGCTTTTGTTTACTCAATTGCGTTGGCTGCCGGTGCGCCCATCACTTCACAAATGTCAGTCGGCTCCCGTGGAGGTGATGTAAGCAACCTGCAGTCAGTCTTGGCTTCAAACCCTAAAATATACCCAGAAGGATTGGTTACGGGATATTTTGGTCCTTTGACGCAAGCTGCAGTTACCCAGTTTCAGGTGGCGTATGATCTTCCTCAGGCAGGAAGAGTTGGTCCACTGACTCTCGCCAAGCTTAATGGTGTGATTGCTTCTGGTCTCGGTGTGGATATCTCCGCTCCAGTTATTTTTGGAGTGAGTGTTCAAAATACAACAACCACAAATGGGTTGGATACAGTTACCTTCATGTGGAATACTAGCGAGGCCTCACAAGCCAAGGTCTTCTATAGTGCTCAGCCTTTGAGCTTGACTGAGTCTAGTCAAAGCTTCACAGCTCCATTCATTAGCGGCTCTGTGGCTGTAGATGCCAGCCTAAAGACTACTCAAGCCGTGACGGTATCGGGGCTTCAGCCTCATACAGTCTACTACTATGTGGTTGAGTCTATCGATGCATCTGGCAATGTTAGTGTCTCCACTCCTGCAACTTTTACCACTCAATAA
- a CDS encoding ATP-binding cassette domain-containing protein: MSRNEVILRFEKASFEYGHNKQILAEVDCSVRRGTKVTIMGQNGAGKSTIFQLITGALKLEEGNIFLDKGMTIAIARQVIPRDELDLTVREFFSKCFKKKVYDIDPRIDDVLEAVNLIGHSKMHERIVRSFSGGQQARLLLASALIQDPDLLLLDEPTNNLDKAGIEHLTQFLINYKKTVMVISHEADFLNAFTYGVLYLDVFTKKLEQYVGNYLDVVAQITARVEKENRKNAQLAKEIQANKDKANFFAQKGGQMRLVAKRMREKAEELEEEKVDTRREDKTIRSFIIPAQQDLPGEILTVSSFSVMNPKTHKPVTRKTTISLRKNQHLLLKGPNGIGKSTLLEHIAKNEAAGVTIAPDVKVGYYRQDFSTLDFNDTVYNSLMEVMEKKIEESMRSTAAGFLISGEMINTKIGDLSEGQKGLVAFARLVLQKPGLLILDEPTNHINFRHIPVIAEALNKYEGAMIVVSHVPDFVEKIRIDETLDLEK; this comes from the coding sequence ATGTCTCGAAACGAAGTCATTCTTAGGTTTGAAAAAGCCAGCTTTGAATATGGTCACAACAAACAGATCCTAGCGGAGGTGGATTGCTCGGTGCGTCGAGGTACCAAAGTCACCATCATGGGTCAAAACGGTGCTGGCAAGAGTACTATTTTTCAGCTCATCACTGGCGCCCTAAAACTCGAGGAGGGCAATATTTTTCTTGATAAGGGCATGACCATAGCCATCGCTCGCCAAGTGATCCCGCGAGATGAGCTCGATTTGACTGTCAGGGAATTTTTCTCAAAATGTTTTAAGAAAAAAGTGTATGATATTGACCCACGCATAGATGATGTGCTTGAGGCTGTCAACCTAATAGGACATTCCAAAATGCACGAACGCATCGTGAGATCATTTTCCGGTGGACAGCAGGCCCGACTTTTACTCGCTTCTGCCTTGATCCAGGATCCAGACTTGCTTTTGCTCGATGAGCCGACCAACAATCTGGATAAGGCTGGCATTGAGCATCTGACTCAGTTTTTGATTAATTACAAAAAGACAGTGATGGTTATTTCTCACGAAGCTGATTTTTTGAACGCTTTCACTTATGGGGTGCTCTATCTGGACGTCTTTACTAAAAAATTGGAGCAGTATGTGGGTAACTATTTAGATGTGGTGGCTCAAATCACCGCCAGAGTAGAAAAAGAAAATCGTAAGAACGCTCAGCTCGCCAAAGAAATTCAGGCCAACAAGGACAAGGCCAACTTTTTTGCCCAAAAGGGAGGCCAGATGCGTCTGGTAGCCAAGCGCATGCGTGAAAAGGCCGAGGAGCTCGAAGAGGAAAAAGTGGATACTCGGCGGGAGGACAAGACTATTCGTTCATTTATTATTCCTGCGCAGCAGGACTTGCCGGGAGAAATTCTGACAGTCTCTTCTTTTTCTGTCATGAATCCAAAGACTCACAAGCCAGTCACTCGCAAAACTACTATTTCTCTTAGGAAAAACCAGCACCTGTTGCTCAAAGGGCCCAACGGTATTGGTAAGAGCACCCTGCTCGAGCATATTGCTAAAAATGAAGCCGCCGGAGTCACTATCGCGCCGGATGTCAAAGTGGGATACTACCGCCAGGACTTTTCTACGCTTGATTTCAATGACACGGTCTATAATTCTCTGATGGAGGTGATGGAAAAAAAGATTGAGGAAAGCATGCGCTCGACCGCCGCCGGTTTTCTGATCAGTGGCGAGATGATCAATACCAAAATCGGGGATTTGTCTGAGGGCCAAAAAGGGCTGGTAGCTTTTGCCAGGCTCGTCTTACAAAAACCAGGACTGTTGATCCTTGATGAGCCAACCAATCATATCAACTTCCGTCACATTCCGGTCATTGCTGAAGCTTTAAATAAATACGAAGGGGCTATGATTGTGGTCAGTCACGTGCCAGATTTTGTCGAAAAAATTCGCATCGATGAGACGCTTGATTTGGAGAAGTAG